The uncultured Desulfuromonas sp. genome has a segment encoding these proteins:
- the tyrS gene encoding tyrosine--tRNA ligase has product MNFVEELTWRGMIHDIMPGTEEQLQKEMTSAYVGIDPTADSLHIGHLVSVMMLKHFQLAGHKPIALVGGATGMIGDPSGKSAERNLLDEKTLRHNEDCIKKQLAKFLDFESDAANAAELVNNYDWMKEFSFLEFIRDIGKHITVNYMMAKDSVKKRLSEESKVGLSFTEFTYQLVQGTDFLHLYREKNCKLQMGGSDQWGNITTGTELVRRKEAGEAFALTCPLITKADGGKFGKTESGNVWLDAKLTTPYKFYQFWLNVSDEDAEKYIKIFTLLGKDEVASLVAEQKAAPHERPLQKRLAKEVTCMVHSEEEYDKAVEASQILFGKATTESLAKLDKETFLSVFDGVPKFEVPRAKIDAGVPVVELLAAETAAFPSKGELRRTIKGNGLSLNKAKVTDQEYLVSEKDLINGAYILVQKGKKNYYIIEAI; this is encoded by the coding sequence ATGAATTTTGTCGAAGAGTTGACCTGGCGGGGCATGATCCACGACATCATGCCCGGAACCGAAGAACAATTGCAAAAAGAGATGACCTCCGCGTATGTCGGTATCGATCCAACGGCGGATTCGCTGCATATCGGCCACCTGGTCAGTGTCATGATGCTCAAGCATTTTCAGCTTGCCGGTCATAAACCCATTGCTCTTGTCGGAGGGGCAACCGGCATGATCGGTGATCCGTCGGGCAAGTCCGCCGAGCGCAATCTGCTTGATGAAAAAACTCTGCGTCATAACGAGGACTGCATCAAAAAACAGTTGGCCAAGTTTCTTGATTTTGAATCGGATGCCGCCAATGCCGCAGAGTTGGTCAATAATTATGACTGGATGAAAGAATTCAGCTTTCTTGAGTTTATCCGCGATATTGGCAAACACATCACAGTCAATTACATGATGGCCAAGGACAGTGTTAAAAAACGTCTCAGCGAAGAATCCAAGGTTGGGCTGTCGTTTACTGAATTCACCTACCAGCTGGTTCAGGGAACCGATTTTCTCCACCTGTATCGTGAAAAGAATTGCAAGCTGCAGATGGGTGGTTCGGATCAGTGGGGAAATATTACCACCGGAACAGAGTTGGTGCGTCGCAAAGAAGCCGGCGAGGCCTTTGCTCTGACCTGCCCGCTCATAACCAAAGCGGATGGCGGTAAATTCGGCAAAACGGAAAGTGGCAATGTTTGGCTTGATGCGAAACTGACCACGCCTTATAAGTTTTATCAATTCTGGCTGAATGTGTCTGACGAGGATGCGGAGAAGTATATCAAGATTTTCACCTTGCTCGGTAAGGACGAGGTGGCCTCTTTGGTGGCAGAGCAGAAGGCTGCTCCCCATGAACGACCTTTACAAAAGCGACTGGCCAAAGAAGTCACCTGTATGGTTCACAGTGAAGAGGAGTACGATAAGGCTGTTGAAGCGTCGCAGATCCTCTTTGGTAAAGCAACCACCGAAAGTCTGGCAAAGCTCGACAAAGAGACCTTTCTGTCGGTCTTTGACGGTGTGCCGAAATTTGAGGTGCCTCGGGCTAAAATTGATGCTGGTGTGCCGGTGGTTGAATTGCTCGCAGCTGAAACGGCGGCCTTTCCGTCAAAAGGGGAGTTGCGTCGGACCATTAAGGGAAATGGGCTCAGCTTGAATAAGGCCAAAGTGACCGATCAGGAATATCTGGTGTCGGAAAAAGACCTGATCAACGGAGCCTATATTCTGGTTCAAAAGGGTAAGAAAAATTACTACATCATCGAGGCCATTTAA
- a CDS encoding TIGR00282 family metallophosphoesterase — protein sequence MKLLFVGDVVGRAGRQLLSRCLDRLVDRHAVDFIVVNGENAAGGFGLTEDVVREFRKLGVHVITSGNHIWDKREFAAQLDRFDDVLRPGNYPDGAPGRGLGLYETSAGIQVAVINLEGRVFMNNLDCPFRLADQYLSGLPESVRVVMVDFHAEATSEKMALAHYLDGRVSVVVGTHTHVPTADEHILPGGTAYQTDVGMTGSRDSVIGIRKEIAVEKFVTQLPARFEVAKKDPVLCAVLIDIDESTGQARHIERVMEVAE from the coding sequence GTGAAACTGCTCTTTGTTGGAGATGTGGTCGGCCGGGCTGGCCGGCAGTTGTTGTCGCGTTGCCTGGATCGGTTGGTTGACCGTCATGCGGTTGATTTTATTGTCGTCAACGGTGAAAATGCGGCTGGCGGGTTTGGTCTGACGGAAGACGTCGTGCGAGAGTTCCGCAAGCTTGGTGTGCATGTTATCACTTCAGGTAATCACATTTGGGATAAACGGGAATTTGCTGCTCAGTTGGACCGTTTTGACGATGTGTTGCGCCCGGGGAATTATCCTGACGGTGCTCCGGGCCGTGGCTTGGGGCTCTATGAAACCAGCGCGGGGATCCAGGTGGCGGTGATCAACCTTGAGGGTCGGGTGTTTATGAATAACCTCGACTGTCCGTTCCGTCTTGCGGATCAGTATCTGTCCGGCCTGCCTGAAAGTGTCCGGGTGGTGATGGTGGATTTTCATGCCGAGGCCACCAGCGAGAAGATGGCTCTGGCTCATTATCTTGATGGGCGCGTGTCTGTTGTTGTTGGGACGCATACCCATGTTCCTACGGCTGATGAGCATATCCTGCCGGGCGGTACGGCGTATCAGACCGATGTCGGTATGACCGGCAGCCGTGATTCCGTGATCGGAATCCGCAAGGAAATTGCGGTGGAAAAATTTGTCACACAGTTGCCGGCGCGGTTCGAGGTGGCTAAAAAGGATCCTGTCCTTTGCGCTGTCCTGATTGATATTGACGAATCTACCGGACAGGCCCGACATATTGAGCGGGTCATGGAAGTGGCTGAGTAG